From one Heterodontus francisci isolate sHetFra1 chromosome 17, sHetFra1.hap1, whole genome shotgun sequence genomic stretch:
- the LOC137379274 gene encoding C-C motif chemokine 7-like, with product MKLVLAILILVLTISICSQQVSAAPTIPVGTLCCERYIRGPLPLTRLVGYIIVHSTFYCSRAAVIFKTVKDRLVCADPKHQWVQERVRDLQEKVQHA from the exons ATGAAGCTGGTCCTGGCAATCCTGATTCTCGTTCTCACCATCAGCATCTGCTCTCAGCAAGTCTCTGCAG CTCCCACTATTCCTGTGGGCACTCTATGCTGTGAGCGCTACATCAGAGGACCATTGCCACTAACTCGCCTCGTGGGCTACATAATAGTTCACAGCACTTTTTATTGTTCCCGAGCTGCTGTGAT ATTTAAGACTGTAAAGGATCGTCTGGTATGTGCCGACCCGAAGCATCAATGGGTCCAGGAGCGAGTGAGGGATCTGCAAGAGAA